A stretch of DNA from Telopea speciosissima isolate NSW1024214 ecotype Mountain lineage chromosome 5, Tspe_v1, whole genome shotgun sequence:
CTGGGTGAATTCTCATTGTCTCCTTCATTATGGAATCAATGTATGGTAGGTGTGGGATGTCTTTCTCTTCAAcccatctttctctcccaactACCCTATCCAACTCTTCTGTTGCTTTTTTAAAGATCTCTGGGTTTTTCAAGAGCAGAGAGATAGCCCACTCCACTGAGACTATAGAACTCTCAGTGCTACCTGCTAATAGTTCCTGAAAGATCAAATCAATAGAATGAGTCATGATCAAATCATGCTAttttaagaaaagagagaagaatatcTCTTGGACTTACCAGCGTTATCCCCTTAAGAGCCGTCCTATCGAGCTTCACTTCCAAATTAGGATCATCAGCCAACCGCATCAACACATCAACCATATCGTTTTCTACCAAAATCTCCACACCTCTTCTCCTCATCTCGTGCTCATAAATTACCTTCTCCAGAAACCCATCAAATCTCTTCCCCAAATCCTTCATCTGCTTCACATACCCCTTCAAATCCAAGAACCCCAACCAAGGAAAAACATCCCCAATATCCAACACCCCATTTAAGAAGAACAATTCCTCAAACATCTTCTTCAGCTCCTCCAACGCCTCAACAGGTTCATCTGAGAACTTCTTCCCCATCACAATCCGACTTACAAAGCTCAGATTAGCATTCCACAGATGGGTTTTTAATCTAATTTCTTTTCCTGATAAATCGTAGATTTTCCATAGCAGCAAACCCATCTCTTCCATTCGAATTTTCTCGTACAAATCGAGACGTTTTGGGGTGAAGAGCTCAGTGAGGTATAACTTGCGGAGGAAGCGCCAGTAAGGCCCATAGGAGGACCAGGTCATGGCGGAGTAGTTGAAGAAGGTATGCTTACCTGCGGCGTTTTTGGGTCGAGAAGCGAAGTTGTGATCGTGGGTTTTAAGGAGTTGTTTGGCCATGGAAACAGAGGAGGCGACAACGACGGGGACTGAACCATAGTAG
This window harbors:
- the LOC122661459 gene encoding trimethyltridecatetraene synthase-like isoform X1 yields the protein MIMVMGTDTLSLAVNTTALLAALTLIFLFFFSTNLGRRQPNPPPGPKPWPIIGNLNLIGSLPHRSIHSLSQQYGPLIQVYYGSVPVVVASSVSMAKQLLKTHDHNFASRPKNAAGKHTFFNYSAMTWSSYGPYWRFLRKLYLTELFTPKRLDLYEKIRMEEMGLLLWKIYDLSGKEIRLKTHLWNANLSFVSRIVMGKKFSDEPVEALEELKKMFEELFFLNGVLDIGDVFPWLGFLDLKGYVKQMKDLGKRFDGFLEKVIYEHEMRRRGVEILVENDMVDVLMRLADDPNLEVKLDRTALKGITLELLAGSTESSIVSVEWAISLLLKNPEIFKKATEELDRVVGRERWVEEKDIPHLPYIDSIMKETMRIHPVSPLLTPHQAQEDCEVAGYTILAGTRVHVSTWTIGKDPTLWDAPHEFRPERFIGKAIEVKGRDFELLPFGSGRRMCPGYALGLKMIQSYLANLIHGFLWKLPGEMQPQDLNMDEVYGLSAPKKIPLFAMAEPRLPPHLYCS
- the LOC122661459 gene encoding trimethyltridecatetraene synthase-like isoform X2, which translates into the protein MIMVMGTDTLSLAVLLAAIAVIILLLFFFPTHLRRRQPNPPPGPKPWPIIGNLNLIGSLPHRSIHSLSQQYGPLIQVYYGSVPVVVASSVSMAKQLLKTHDHNFASRPKNAAGKHTFFNYSAMTWSSYGPYWRFLRKLYLTELFTPKRLDLYEKIRMEEMGLLLWKIYDLSGKEIRLKTHLWNANLSFVSRIVMGKKFSDEPVEALEELKKMFEELFFLNGVLDIGDVFPWLGFLDLKGYVKQMKDLGKRFDGFLEKVIYEHEMRRRGVEILVENDMVDVLMRLADDPNLEVKLDRTALKGITLELLAGSTESSIVSVEWAISLLLKNPEIFKKATEELDRVVGRERWVEEKDIPHLPYIDSIMKETMRIHPVSPLLTPHQAQEDCEVAGYTILAGTRVHVSTWTIGKDPTLWDAPHEFRPERFIGKAIEVKGRDFELLPFGSGRRMCPGYALGLKMIQSYLANLIHGFLWKLPGEMQPQDLNMDEVYGLSAPKKIPLFAMAEPRLPPHLYCS